One Gemmatimonadota bacterium DNA segment encodes these proteins:
- a CDS encoding aldo/keto reductase: MEYREFGQTGLKVSAIGFGCWELGGGYGSIDDTEVVAAVNRAIDLGINCFDTAQGYGSGASERLLARALGPRRQDVILVTKFGIGYEQGRDSSKEMVHRAIEQSLEMLNTDYVDVYLVHWPDRDTPFEETMGALEEIVQAGKTRFVGLSNFTPPEIARCMDARRVDVLQYGCNLFDRRHVKWTFPYAEANNVGIMTYGSLAYGLLAGAFTEDTVFEDNDWRRRGGSNTTLRLFEPGIFQRNVRAVNELKEIAAGLGKNLPHMALNWVLSHPAVSTALVGARRPEEVEDNMGALGWTLDEDTKRAIDRVFATYEIDTAPNKWGEFDRNWMDIDPAEWSE; this comes from the coding sequence GTGGAATATCGCGAGTTTGGACAGACGGGATTGAAGGTTTCGGCAATCGGTTTTGGATGCTGGGAATTGGGCGGAGGATATGGGTCTATTGATGACACTGAGGTCGTTGCCGCGGTCAATCGGGCGATTGATCTGGGGATCAATTGTTTTGATACGGCGCAGGGATATGGCAGTGGCGCGTCTGAACGGTTACTTGCGCGCGCGCTGGGTCCCAGGCGCCAAGATGTGATTCTGGTTACAAAGTTCGGCATTGGATACGAGCAGGGCAGAGATAGCAGCAAAGAAATGGTCCACCGGGCGATTGAGCAGAGTTTGGAGATGCTGAATACGGATTATGTCGATGTGTATCTCGTGCATTGGCCCGACCGCGATACGCCTTTTGAAGAGACTATGGGCGCTCTGGAGGAAATTGTCCAGGCGGGAAAGACGCGGTTTGTGGGGCTGTCGAATTTTACGCCTCCAGAGATCGCGCGGTGTATGGATGCGCGGCGCGTGGATGTGTTGCAATACGGGTGTAATTTGTTTGATCGCCGCCATGTCAAATGGACATTTCCCTACGCCGAAGCAAATAATGTGGGTATAATGACGTACGGTTCTCTGGCTTATGGTTTGCTCGCTGGCGCGTTTACAGAAGATACGGTTTTTGAAGATAATGATTGGCGGAGAAGAGGCGGTAGCAATACGACTTTGCGCCTGTTTGAGCCGGGTATTTTTCAGCGCAATGTCAGGGCGGTGAATGAGTTGAAGGAGATCGCCGCGGGGCTGGGCAAAAATCTACCGCATATGGCGCTGAATTGGGTGTTGTCTCACCCGGCTGTGAGTACGGCACTGGTGGGTGCGCGAAGGCCAGAAGAGGTAGAAGACAATATGGGTGCTCTGGGGTGGACATTGGATGAGGATACAAAGCGGGCAATTGATCGGGTTTTTGCTACATACGAGATTGATACGGCGCCCAATAAGTGGGGCGAATTTGATCGCAATTGGATGGATATTGATCCGGCAGAATGGTCAGAATGA
- a CDS encoding Gfo/Idh/MocA family oxidoreductase, with protein sequence MMDSVRVGVIGCGGRGRGHIRSLNEFEDVHLAAVCDPVAEIRESVCEEYGIEGQYGDVSALLEGEALDAVFVAPPAHLNATLALPCLEAGVNTFLEKPPGLSLEETEALKAASDETGAKAMVGWNRRFHPIIVEARNLVLDRGPVTQLVGEFHKSITDLGNSGKFAEVLMDCMLFETPIHAIDTVRFLAGADVSEVHSVVQRSMSGYRDVHAALVVFENGVVAQLIHNYTTNARLERYEIHGHEISAYLEGVSRGEVFCDGEKRALSGDGSGTDEQNRFFIDCVKEDRPVALPAANLDEAIKTMELAEAIMAGTR encoded by the coding sequence ATGATGGATAGCGTGCGCGTTGGTGTGATTGGATGTGGTGGTAGGGGAAGAGGACACATCCGGTCTTTGAATGAATTTGAAGATGTGCATCTCGCAGCGGTTTGCGATCCGGTTGCGGAGATCCGCGAGTCCGTGTGTGAAGAGTACGGGATCGAAGGGCAATACGGCGATGTTTCCGCGTTGCTCGAAGGCGAGGCTCTGGATGCGGTTTTTGTGGCGCCGCCTGCACACTTAAATGCCACGCTTGCATTGCCGTGTCTGGAGGCGGGGGTCAATACTTTTTTGGAGAAACCTCCAGGCTTGAGCCTGGAAGAGACCGAGGCGCTAAAAGCTGCATCGGACGAAACGGGCGCGAAGGCCATGGTGGGATGGAATCGGCGATTTCATCCGATTATTGTCGAGGCGCGAAATCTGGTGCTGGACCGCGGGCCTGTGACGCAATTGGTGGGGGAGTTCCACAAGAGTATCACGGATTTGGGAAATTCGGGCAAGTTTGCCGAGGTGCTGATGGATTGTATGCTTTTTGAGACGCCGATTCACGCCATTGATACGGTCCGCTTTTTGGCAGGTGCAGATGTTTCTGAGGTTCATAGTGTGGTGCAGCGGTCCATGTCCGGTTATCGGGATGTACACGCGGCTCTCGTCGTGTTTGAAAATGGCGTTGTCGCACAGCTTATTCATAATTATACGACCAATGCCAGGCTGGAGCGTTATGAGATTCACGGGCACGAGATTTCGGCTTATCTGGAGGGCGTGTCGCGCGGAGAGGTTTTTTGCGATGGCGAGAAAAGGGCGTTGAGTGGGGATGGATCGGGGACAGACGAACAGAACCGATTTTTTATCGATTGTGTGAAAGAAGATCGTCCTGTCGCACTTCCCGCGGCAAATTTAGATGAGGCGATTAAGACGATGGAATTGGCAGAGGCGATTATGGCCGGGACGCGATAG
- a CDS encoding Gfo/Idh/MocA family oxidoreductase, with the protein MKTYRVGIIGLGRMGSTIDDEGHAVKPYSVAACCGVIDQLELVAGSDLQADKRADFTERWGVKAVYEDYMEMVARESLDLVAVCTTASGLFKPANEAPDANFRGDSHADLTVSLANAGVPMLYVEKAMASSVARADEILDAVVANGTVFNTGVLRRFNVSYHAVRRAIAAGEIGEPRAAIHYAASSLMHGHIHSIDTLSFLLGDPKIEAVRGELLPRDFAIENNHIAFDPSATFQLRFENGIEACSVPAGGWEFEVMGTKGCIRSINNGDGIKLRKVGSLVGKRQGWDDAEVAPVEPKSHVVSCLEDLIEAYEQGRPTLGHVEVAHHITEACIAVAESHRRGSSWVNLPLEERDLYIFHV; encoded by the coding sequence TTGAAAACCTACCGCGTGGGTATTATTGGATTGGGACGAATGGGCAGCACGATTGACGATGAAGGGCATGCTGTCAAACCGTATTCTGTTGCGGCCTGTTGTGGGGTGATAGATCAACTCGAACTCGTCGCCGGCTCCGATTTGCAGGCAGATAAGCGGGCGGATTTTACCGAGCGATGGGGTGTGAAGGCTGTTTACGAAGATTACATGGAGATGGTGGCACGAGAGTCGCTCGATCTGGTGGCGGTGTGTACAACGGCTTCGGGTTTGTTTAAGCCCGCCAATGAGGCACCCGACGCGAATTTCAGAGGCGATTCGCATGCGGATTTAACCGTGAGCCTTGCCAATGCTGGGGTGCCGATGTTGTATGTGGAGAAGGCGATGGCGAGTTCGGTGGCGCGAGCAGATGAGATTTTAGATGCGGTGGTAGCAAATGGTACTGTGTTCAATACGGGTGTTTTGAGACGATTTAACGTGAGTTATCACGCCGTGCGCCGCGCAATTGCCGCGGGTGAGATTGGCGAACCCAGAGCGGCTATTCACTACGCGGCCTCATCTTTGATGCACGGGCATATCCACTCTATAGATACGCTCTCTTTTTTGTTGGGCGATCCAAAGATTGAAGCGGTGCGCGGTGAATTATTGCCGCGAGATTTTGCGATTGAGAACAATCACATTGCTTTTGATCCGAGCGCGACTTTTCAACTGCGATTTGAAAATGGCATAGAAGCCTGTTCGGTACCCGCTGGCGGATGGGAGTTTGAGGTGATGGGGACAAAGGGGTGCATCCGGTCGATTAACAATGGGGATGGCATAAAGCTCAGAAAAGTCGGTAGCCTGGTGGGCAAACGCCAGGGATGGGATGATGCAGAGGTCGCGCCCGTTGAACCAAAAAGCCATGTGGTGTCGTGTCTGGAGGATCTGATAGAAGCTTATGAACAAGGGCGTCCAACGCTGGGACATGTGGAGGTTGCCCATCATATCACAGAGGCATGTATTGCTGTGGCGGAAAGCCATCGTCGGGGGAGTTCGTGGGTTAATCTACCTTTGGAAGAACGGGATTTGTACATTTTTCACGTTTAA
- a CDS encoding Gfo/Idh/MocA family oxidoreductase, which translates to MKTYRAALIGCSRMGAFIDNEVDHTRAYSHAAGYEACDRTDLVACSDLREDVMAQAGERYGVPKSRQYTDYRELINTEEPDIVSVATQPEQRAEIVVYAAEHGAKAIYAEKAMAASMADADAMVDACERNGVFFNLGTNRRWDRGYDSMKEVIDSGRIGRLRSLIIHQTSSLFNGASHSFDLLMRLNSDHPALWVQGHLSQGADEIEGNILKADPAGHGIIQFENDVTAYALNSGRGLEVEAVGDAGVVTALQNGAGWQVREVVGHDHRGRNVLGYGDFPEVEPTSSTVHLIEDLAHALDTGEPTRCGVRLAHANQELIFAFVESHQRGGKRVHLPLKNCPYRMDRGFAPRQPKFERE; encoded by the coding sequence ATGAAAACATATCGCGCAGCACTGATTGGATGCAGTCGGATGGGTGCATTTATTGACAATGAGGTGGATCACACGCGGGCGTATTCCCATGCGGCGGGATACGAGGCATGTGATCGAACAGATCTGGTCGCGTGTTCGGATCTGCGCGAAGATGTGATGGCGCAGGCGGGCGAGCGATATGGGGTGCCAAAATCGCGACAGTACACGGATTATCGGGAACTTATCAATACGGAAGAGCCAGATATTGTGAGCGTGGCGACGCAGCCAGAGCAGCGCGCAGAGATTGTGGTATATGCTGCCGAGCATGGGGCAAAGGCGATTTATGCGGAAAAAGCGATGGCGGCTTCTATGGCGGATGCCGATGCGATGGTCGATGCGTGTGAGCGCAATGGTGTGTTTTTCAATCTGGGTACCAATCGGCGATGGGATAGAGGGTATGACAGCATGAAGGAAGTGATTGATAGCGGGCGCATTGGGCGGTTGCGGTCGCTGATCATTCACCAGACGAGTTCTCTTTTCAATGGTGCAAGTCACAGTTTTGATCTGTTGATGCGCCTCAATAGCGACCATCCCGCGTTGTGGGTGCAGGGACATCTATCGCAGGGTGCAGACGAGATTGAGGGGAATATTTTGAAGGCAGATCCTGCGGGGCACGGGATTATCCAGTTTGAAAATGACGTGACGGCTTATGCCCTCAATTCCGGACGTGGTCTGGAGGTTGAAGCTGTGGGCGATGCAGGGGTTGTGACGGCTTTGCAAAATGGCGCGGGGTGGCAGGTGCGCGAGGTGGTCGGACATGATCACAGGGGACGGAATGTGCTGGGATATGGAGATTTTCCAGAGGTGGAGCCGACGAGTTCGACGGTGCATTTGATTGAAGACCTGGCACATGCGCTGGATACGGGCGAGCCGACGCGGTGCGGTGTGCGGTTGGCACATGCCAATCAAGAATTGATTTTTGCTTTTGTCGAATCGCACCAGCGAGGGGGTAAACGGGTGCATCTGCCGTTAAAAAATTGTCCCTATCGCATGGATCGCGGTTTTGCACCCAGGCAACCGAAGTTTGAACGGGAATGA
- a CDS encoding proline--tRNA ligase codes for MRYSQLLTQTLREVPADAEAISHQLALRAGLIRSLASGIFSFLPLGLRVKRKIEQILREEMERADCFEISMPVVQPAEIWRESGRWDDVGQEMMRMKDRADRDMCLAMTHEEAVTDLARHMVQSYRQLPLSAFQLQTKFRDEPRSRGGLIRVREFTMKDGYSFHIDQASLDAYYPRMHEAYQRIFERAGLGDHVISVESDPGMMGGTEAHEFIYLNPGGEDTLLLCDACGYQANRQVATYKREAIETESEKPLQKVATPNCKTIEEVASFLNVPQSETAKAVFLIGTISGEEKFIFAVLRGDRELNETKLANVVKAQALRPATDEEITAVGAVPGYASPMAVKNAIVVVDEAIAKGTNFVSGANEEGYHYLNVNVGRDFDPDIVTDLIAVEKGMPCPVCETPLDSTRGIEVGNIFKLGTKYSDSMGAKVLDENGKMQPLFMGCYGIGVGRLLACIIEAHHDDHGIIWPISVAPFEVQIVVLTGRKPAGELEAAEKLYGQLKSAGLDVLLDDRDERAGVKFNDADLIGIPIRLTVGSRGLANGQIEMKLRHENDRTDVPLDQVVERVKCEVKSMKCED; via the coding sequence ATGCGTTATTCTCAATTACTGACACAAACGCTGCGCGAGGTGCCCGCAGATGCAGAAGCCATCAGCCACCAGTTGGCTTTGCGCGCGGGACTCATTCGCTCTCTGGCATCGGGAATCTTTAGCTTCTTGCCGCTGGGATTGCGCGTGAAGCGGAAAATCGAACAAATTTTGCGCGAAGAAATGGAACGCGCAGATTGCTTTGAAATCTCGATGCCCGTAGTGCAACCCGCAGAAATCTGGCGAGAGAGTGGACGGTGGGACGATGTGGGCCAGGAAATGATGCGCATGAAAGACCGCGCAGACCGCGACATGTGTTTGGCAATGACGCACGAAGAAGCCGTAACCGACCTGGCGCGTCACATGGTACAGAGTTACCGACAATTGCCCTTAAGCGCGTTTCAGCTTCAGACCAAATTCCGCGACGAGCCGCGCAGCCGCGGTGGATTGATTCGCGTACGCGAATTTACGATGAAAGACGGGTATAGCTTTCACATCGATCAGGCGAGTTTAGATGCGTATTACCCGCGCATGCACGAGGCATATCAGCGGATATTTGAGCGCGCGGGATTGGGCGACCACGTCATCTCAGTAGAAAGCGACCCGGGAATGATGGGCGGAACAGAAGCGCATGAATTTATATACTTAAACCCGGGCGGCGAAGACACCCTGCTCTTATGCGATGCCTGCGGTTATCAGGCCAATCGACAGGTAGCGACATATAAACGGGAAGCCATTGAAACGGAAAGTGAAAAACCCCTGCAAAAAGTGGCGACTCCCAATTGCAAAACCATTGAAGAAGTCGCGTCGTTTTTGAACGTACCGCAGAGCGAAACAGCCAAAGCCGTATTTTTAATCGGCACAATAAGCGGCGAAGAAAAATTCATTTTTGCCGTATTGCGCGGCGATCGCGAACTGAATGAAACCAAACTCGCCAATGTGGTAAAGGCGCAGGCATTGCGACCAGCAACCGATGAGGAAATCACAGCAGTTGGCGCAGTCCCCGGATATGCGTCGCCAATGGCCGTGAAAAATGCAATCGTAGTCGTAGATGAAGCCATCGCAAAAGGGACAAATTTTGTATCGGGCGCAAATGAGGAAGGATATCACTACTTAAATGTCAACGTGGGACGCGATTTTGATCCCGACATCGTCACAGACCTCATCGCCGTAGAAAAAGGCATGCCCTGTCCAGTATGCGAAACCCCGCTCGACAGCACGCGCGGCATTGAAGTGGGCAATATCTTCAAGCTCGGCACAAAGTACAGCGACAGCATGGGTGCGAAGGTCCTGGATGAAAACGGCAAAATGCAGCCCCTCTTCATGGGATGTTACGGCATTGGCGTGGGCCGATTATTGGCGTGTATTATCGAAGCCCATCACGATGACCACGGCATTATCTGGCCGATATCGGTCGCGCCCTTTGAGGTGCAAATCGTAGTCCTGACGGGTCGGAAACCCGCAGGAGAACTGGAAGCCGCTGAGAAATTGTACGGGCAACTAAAGAGCGCAGGACTGGATGTCTTGCTCGACGACCGCGATGAACGCGCAGGCGTAAAATTCAACGATGCGGATTTAATCGGCATACCAATACGCTTGACCGTGGGATCGCGCGGCCTGGCAAATGGACAGATAGAGATGAAATTGCGACATGAAAATGACCGCACAGATGTGCCTCTGGATCAGGTAGTAGAACGTGTAAAGTGTGAAGTAAAAAGTATGAAGTGTGAAGACTAA
- a CDS encoding glycerophosphodiester phosphodiesterase family protein: MKERTQMILTGHRGAAELEPENTLLSMQKAIDLGVDQIELDVHLTRDQHLVVIHDTTVDRTTDGQGAVADLTLAEVKQLDAGKGERIPTLQEVIDLVRGKVVLQIELKGPDTAEPVVRTVEQNNIESEVLLTSFVHERLREARQLNPSLPLGALWSNPPSDACEQAVDMGAVGIHILHPNIDAQLVQKAHAHGLLIRAWNPDTVEEIQRVIDLGVDAIGSNRPDLLIALGRPS; encoded by the coding sequence ATGAAAGAGAGGACTCAAATGATTCTTACAGGACACCGGGGAGCAGCAGAACTTGAACCTGAAAATACGTTACTATCTATGCAAAAAGCAATAGATCTCGGCGTCGATCAGATCGAGCTTGACGTACACCTCACACGCGATCAGCACCTCGTCGTCATTCACGATACCACCGTGGATCGAACGACCGATGGACAGGGCGCGGTCGCCGACTTGACGTTAGCGGAAGTTAAGCAGTTAGACGCTGGCAAAGGAGAACGCATTCCAACACTACAGGAAGTGATAGACCTGGTGCGCGGGAAAGTGGTTCTTCAGATTGAACTGAAAGGACCCGACACCGCCGAGCCAGTCGTCCGGACGGTTGAGCAAAATAATATAGAAAGCGAGGTACTTCTGACCTCATTTGTCCATGAGCGGCTACGCGAAGCGCGTCAGCTTAATCCGAGTCTGCCACTGGGTGCATTGTGGTCTAATCCACCATCTGATGCGTGTGAACAGGCTGTCGATATGGGAGCGGTAGGGATACACATCCTCCATCCAAATATCGACGCCCAGCTCGTACAGAAAGCCCATGCACACGGTCTCCTGATCCGCGCCTGGAACCCCGACACGGTTGAAGAGATACAGCGTGTTATCGATCTGGGGGTTGACGCCATCGGTTCGAATCGTCCAGATCTGTTAATCGCACTTGGACGCCCATCGTGA
- a CDS encoding glutamine--tRNA ligase/YqeY domain fusion protein: protein MATTEDAPTDFIREIVREDVKNGKHKKIVTRFPPEPNGYLHIGHAKAFCLDFGLAEEFDGQCNLRFDDTNPDREDTEYVESIQEDLKWMGFDWGDGLHFASDYFDQLYDYAVELIMQGKAYVCDLSPQEIRDYRGTVTEPGKNSPYRNRTASENLDLFERMKNGDYPDGACTLRAKADMASPNMNMRDPVMYRIKHTSHHRTGDKWCIYPMYDWAHGQSDAIEQVTHSLCSIEFAEHRPLYDWYIQQLEIFPSQQIEFARLNITYTLTSKRMLTQLVERGLVNGWNDPRMPTLSGMRRRGIPPQAIKNFIWRVGMNRRDTTAEIDLFEFYIREHLNKVAPRVMGVIDPLKVVIENYPEDEEETFEAMINPEDPDAGTRPVPFSRELYIEREDFMEDPPRKFYRLAPGREVRLRAACYITCQEAIKDDDGNVVELRCTWDPESRGGTTPDKRRVRSTLHWVSAKHALETEVRLFDRLFMTENPIRTEEGQDFTDNLNPDSLEIRPTCYVEPSLKGAEVGSVVQFERLGYFCVDPDSSDEKLVLNRTITLRDTWARVRGKK from the coding sequence ATGGCAACAACTGAAGACGCACCAACGGATTTTATCCGTGAAATTGTTCGCGAAGACGTAAAAAATGGCAAACACAAAAAAATCGTAACCCGCTTTCCCCCAGAGCCAAATGGCTATCTGCACATCGGTCATGCCAAGGCTTTTTGTCTGGACTTTGGTCTCGCCGAGGAATTTGACGGCCAGTGCAATCTCCGGTTTGACGACACCAACCCGGACAGGGAAGACACCGAATACGTCGAGTCTATCCAGGAAGATTTGAAATGGATGGGCTTTGATTGGGGCGACGGATTGCACTTTGCCTCTGACTATTTTGATCAACTCTACGATTATGCAGTGGAACTCATTATGCAGGGAAAAGCCTATGTCTGCGACTTGAGTCCACAGGAGATACGCGATTACCGCGGGACAGTAACAGAGCCGGGGAAAAACAGCCCCTATCGCAATCGCACCGCGTCGGAAAATCTCGATCTGTTTGAGCGAATGAAAAATGGAGACTACCCTGATGGCGCGTGTACATTGCGCGCAAAAGCCGACATGGCATCGCCAAATATGAACATGCGCGATCCCGTCATGTATCGGATCAAACACACATCGCACCATCGCACAGGCGACAAATGGTGTATTTATCCGATGTACGATTGGGCACACGGGCAATCCGACGCCATAGAGCAAGTCACGCACTCGCTGTGCAGCATCGAATTTGCAGAACACCGCCCCCTGTACGATTGGTACATCCAGCAATTAGAGATATTCCCATCGCAGCAAATCGAATTTGCGCGGTTGAATATCACCTACACATTGACCAGCAAGCGCATGTTGACCCAACTGGTCGAACGCGGTCTCGTAAACGGGTGGAATGACCCGCGCATGCCCACGCTTTCGGGCATGAGACGGCGCGGGATACCGCCTCAAGCCATTAAGAATTTTATCTGGCGCGTGGGAATGAACCGGCGGGATACAACCGCAGAAATAGATTTGTTTGAATTCTATATTCGCGAACACCTGAACAAAGTCGCCCCCCGGGTAATGGGCGTGATTGACCCCTTAAAAGTGGTCATTGAAAACTATCCCGAAGACGAAGAAGAGACATTTGAAGCGATGATCAATCCCGAAGACCCCGATGCCGGCACACGCCCCGTGCCCTTTTCCCGGGAATTGTACATCGAGCGGGAAGATTTTATGGAAGATCCCCCGCGCAAATTTTACCGCCTTGCGCCCGGACGAGAGGTACGACTGCGCGCGGCGTGTTATATCACCTGCCAGGAAGCAATAAAAGATGACGACGGCAATGTGGTCGAACTCCGCTGCACCTGGGACCCAGAAAGCCGCGGCGGCACAACACCCGATAAACGCCGGGTGCGCTCGACATTGCACTGGGTATCTGCCAAACACGCACTGGAGACCGAAGTGCGATTATTTGATCGACTGTTCATGACGGAAAACCCCATCCGAACTGAAGAGGGACAGGACTTCACAGACAACTTAAACCCCGACTCACTCGAAATACGTCCCACCTGTTATGTCGAGCCAAGCCTGAAAGGGGCAGAAGTTGGCAGCGTGGTCCAATTCGAACGCCTGGGCTATTTCTGTGTCGATCCAGACTCATCAGATGAAAAGCTCGTATTAAATCGAACGATTACTCTGCGCGACACATGGGCGAGAGTGAGAGGAAAAAAATAA
- a CDS encoding oligosaccharide flippase family protein, producing the protein MSNQSLATRAVRGAFWTGGGLGVHLIVTLIFFRILNLEDMGYFIWAQRVLVLFQMVGVLGLNDALIKYQDASRIHFSSAFWACLFLGIALFGGFIASEWLLIIWWGRTPNIAAFFDIAKPMALIIPLASVSGIVKAILARDLRFQSIAISEMIAALIAAIVGIGLLFGGWGIKSAVWNAITREVALLGGLWIAAAWMPSLSFSWAKLKALLPFGFNVSGANLINNINNNLDKVYFVPVLLGPVAAGLYAFAYQYTMVPLNRASVVLTRVIFPAFSVVQRNNQTLRRGYTRTITAIALLSWPALIGGFIYGREILLLVKGEEMLPALNPLRLLILAGMLKAVGTVVGSVFLAKGKASWAFRWTLVNLIVFVPALYWGVRYGIDGIAAVLSVAAVLFLVVTQILVNRLIDLRMVDYFKSFAGPFLTTLWVAVALVAVRLLTNLGHVEALLLGVGGGGIAYAFAVRLFAWAFVMRFWRDLRGQ; encoded by the coding sequence ATGAGCAATCAGTCTTTGGCAACACGAGCGGTGCGCGGTGCGTTTTGGACAGGCGGCGGGTTGGGCGTGCATCTCATCGTGACACTGATTTTTTTTCGGATTCTGAATCTGGAAGACATGGGATATTTCATCTGGGCACAGCGCGTTCTGGTTTTGTTTCAGATGGTGGGTGTATTGGGTCTAAACGACGCCCTGATAAAATACCAAGATGCCTCGCGGATCCATTTTTCTTCTGCTTTTTGGGCCTGTCTTTTTTTGGGGATTGCGCTTTTTGGCGGGTTTATAGCAAGTGAGTGGCTTCTCATTATCTGGTGGGGGAGAACGCCGAATATTGCGGCGTTTTTTGATATTGCAAAACCCATGGCTTTGATCATTCCCCTTGCCTCTGTTTCGGGCATTGTGAAAGCAATTCTGGCTCGAGATTTGCGTTTTCAATCCATAGCAATAAGTGAAATGATCGCCGCGTTGATTGCCGCAATTGTCGGCATTGGTCTTCTCTTTGGTGGTTGGGGTATAAAAAGTGCGGTTTGGAATGCAATAACGAGGGAGGTCGCATTGTTGGGCGGTTTGTGGATTGCCGCTGCCTGGATGCCGTCGCTATCGTTTAGTTGGGCAAAGCTGAAGGCACTTTTGCCTTTTGGATTCAATGTTTCTGGCGCAAATCTGATCAATAATATCAACAATAATCTGGACAAGGTCTATTTTGTCCCTGTTTTGCTGGGGCCAGTTGCTGCTGGTCTGTACGCTTTTGCCTATCAATACACAATGGTTCCATTGAATCGGGCGAGTGTTGTGCTGACGCGGGTGATTTTTCCGGCTTTTTCCGTGGTGCAGCGCAATAATCAGACCTTGCGACGGGGATATACGCGCACGATTACTGCGATTGCCCTTTTGTCCTGGCCCGCGCTAATAGGTGGTTTTATTTATGGACGGGAAATTTTGTTGCTGGTGAAAGGCGAGGAGATGTTGCCTGCTCTTAATCCACTCAGGCTGTTGATTTTAGCGGGTATGCTTAAAGCTGTGGGGACAGTTGTGGGATCGGTTTTTCTCGCCAAGGGAAAGGCAAGCTGGGCGTTTCGGTGGACGCTTGTAAATTTGATTGTTTTTGTGCCCGCGCTTTATTGGGGGGTGCGCTATGGTATTGATGGGATCGCCGCCGTGCTTTCAGTGGCTGCCGTGTTATTTCTCGTGGTTACGCAAATACTGGTCAACCGTTTGATTGATTTGCGAATGGTCGATTATTTCAAGTCGTTTGCCGGGCCATTTCTGACGACGCTATGGGTCGCAGTTGCACTGGTCGCGGTTCGTTTATTGACAAATTTGGGGCACGTTGAGGCTCTGTTGTTGGGTGTGGGGGGCGGGGGCATTGCTTATGCTTTTGCTGTTCGTTTGTTCGCCTGGGCATTTGTGATGCGGTTCTGGCGTGATTTAAGGGGGCAATAG
- a CDS encoding MBL fold metallo-hydrolase — MRYIMLGSGAVRDNPNRGGPSQLLQIGNENWMFDCGRSACTNLARAGVNCEDIDRLFLTHLHFDHIVDVPYLVFVGWVKVRKKPLQIYGPVGTKHFVSHVIRPPFEQDIQSRIGHGKDDSVLDPEVTEIGAKGEFLSTDDFQLSATFTDHGGIPTLVYRIDTRNHRVVITGDGNPDAEFPAFCQNADLLSIECSGTAEFLATQPWGSWHITPPEIAEIATEANVKRVMIKHLVIEDITGDLQAVHRMGDQIRQKYGGEVVVGEDGLVVEIG; from the coding sequence ATGCGATATATCATGCTCGGCAGTGGTGCGGTGCGGGACAACCCGAATCGCGGCGGACCATCGCAATTATTGCAAATCGGCAATGAAAACTGGATGTTTGACTGCGGTCGGTCAGCGTGTACAAACCTGGCGCGCGCAGGTGTGAATTGCGAAGATATAGATCGACTATTCTTGACCCACCTGCACTTTGATCACATCGTCGATGTTCCCTATCTCGTATTTGTGGGATGGGTGAAAGTACGCAAAAAGCCCCTTCAAATTTATGGTCCTGTCGGAACAAAACACTTTGTATCGCATGTAATTCGTCCACCCTTTGAGCAGGATATTCAAAGTCGAATTGGGCATGGAAAAGACGACAGTGTACTCGATCCCGAAGTTACTGAGATTGGGGCAAAAGGCGAATTTTTATCCACGGACGACTTTCAATTATCCGCAACATTCACAGACCACGGCGGCATCCCCACGCTCGTCTATCGCATCGATACCAGAAATCACCGCGTCGTAATTACGGGCGACGGGAATCCCGATGCGGAATTCCCGGCATTCTGCCAAAATGCCGACTTGCTATCCATAGAATGTTCGGGCACCGCTGAATTTTTAGCGACCCAACCCTGGGGATCGTGGCATATTACACCGCCAGAAATCGCAGAAATCGCAACTGAAGCCAATGTCAAGCGCGTGATGATCAAACATCTGGTAATCGAAGACATCACGGGTGATCTACAAGCCGTACATCGCATGGGCGACCAGATTCGCCAAAAATACGGCGGCGAAGTCGTGGTAGGCGAAGATGGATTAGTCGTCGAAATTGGATAA